Proteins encoded in a region of the Haloarcula sp. CBA1129 genome:
- a CDS encoding LamG domain-containing protein: METDPPPTDNDREISRRTMLKLTGIASGATAIAGCLGGSGPSEQRLGYGGYPWRLDGGIPGALGASNALSLVGPTGGLVGHWPLDGNGDTAVDVAGGNDGAVRGTPDQGVSGVYDSTAYVFDSGADDYVEVIDAGALTPTAALTFGGWYQTTSDTNEHTVLQKADARYGETGYAVDVQTPNSLRAHVGVESGRASVNPWGVSTHDGEWHHVLCTWDGSRLVMYLDGEEVGRDTTQSGEVVHSDRPLYIGYGDNGYDSYYAMDGAIDDVRVYDRALGSDEVSDLYEGVEEATPTPTETATPTPTSTPSSTPTPTPVPTPTETPSPTPTPTATVTPAPTPTPTSTPTKTDPSSQPAPVARWAFAETGGTTVADSAGGNDGFVRGSPTLDTAGVFGTSGIACSSSAEDYVEVPDTGTLTPLAALSFGGWYRTASEANEQTVLQKADARYGGTGYAVDVQTPNSLRAHVGVESGQASVNPWGVSTHDGEWHHVLCTWDGEAFVMYLDGEAVDRDTTQFGAVVPSDRSLYIGYGDNGYASYYAMDGTIDDVRVYDVALTADQVVALVEGVTTEEPTPTPIETDTATATPIPNDEFGESGYGSHGYGGMMDGNYQ; the protein is encoded by the coding sequence GCCCTCCGAGCAGCGACTCGGCTACGGTGGATACCCGTGGCGTCTCGACGGCGGAATTCCGGGGGCGTTGGGAGCATCGAACGCGCTCTCGCTCGTCGGCCCCACTGGTGGGCTGGTCGGCCACTGGCCCCTCGACGGAAACGGAGACACCGCTGTCGATGTGGCCGGTGGCAACGACGGAGCCGTTCGCGGAACCCCCGACCAAGGTGTGTCGGGTGTCTACGATTCGACAGCGTACGTGTTCGACAGTGGGGCTGACGACTACGTCGAGGTTATAGATGCAGGGGCACTGACCCCGACGGCCGCGCTCACTTTTGGCGGGTGGTACCAAACGACGAGCGATACGAACGAGCACACCGTGCTCCAGAAGGCCGACGCCCGCTACGGTGAGACGGGCTACGCTGTCGACGTGCAGACTCCGAACAGTCTGCGGGCACACGTCGGTGTCGAGAGCGGGCGGGCGAGCGTGAATCCTTGGGGCGTCTCGACCCACGACGGCGAGTGGCACCACGTGCTCTGTACGTGGGACGGGTCGCGGCTAGTGATGTATCTCGACGGCGAGGAAGTCGGCCGCGACACCACACAGTCGGGAGAGGTGGTCCACAGCGACCGACCGCTGTACATCGGCTACGGCGACAACGGTTACGACAGCTACTACGCGATGGATGGCGCTATCGACGACGTTCGTGTGTACGACCGGGCGCTCGGGAGCGACGAAGTGTCGGACCTCTACGAGGGCGTCGAGGAGGCGACGCCGACCCCGACGGAGACAGCAACACCGACGCCTACGTCCACACCGTCCTCGACGCCTACACCGACCCCGGTCCCGACCCCGACAGAGACCCCAAGTCCGACGCCCACACCGACGGCGACGGTAACACCCGCCCCGACGCCTACGCCCACCTCAACCCCGACTAAGACGGACCCATCGTCACAGCCAGCTCCTGTGGCTCGCTGGGCGTTCGCGGAGACGGGCGGGACGACCGTGGCCGACAGTGCCGGGGGCAACGACGGGTTCGTCCGCGGTTCGCCAACGTTGGACACGGCAGGGGTGTTCGGGACTTCGGGCATCGCCTGTAGTTCGAGCGCCGAGGACTACGTAGAAGTGCCCGACACGGGGACACTGACCCCATTGGCAGCGCTCTCGTTCGGTGGCTGGTACCGAACAGCGAGTGAGGCGAACGAGCAAACGGTGCTCCAGAAGGCCGACGCCCGCTACGGTGGGACGGGCTACGCTGTCGACGTGCAGACCCCGAACAGTCTGCGGGCACACGTCGGCGTCGAAAGCGGACAGGCAAGCGTGAACCCTTGGGGCGTCTCGACCCACGACGGCGAGTGGCACCACGTGCTCTGTACGTGGGACGGCGAGGCGTTCGTCATGTACCTCGACGGAGAGGCGGTCGACCGCGACACGACACAGTTCGGTGCTGTGGTTCCCAGCGACCGGTCGCTGTACATCGGCTACGGCGACAACGGCTACGCCAGCTACTACGCGATGGATGGCACTATCGACGACGTGCGCGTTTACGACGTGGCACTGACCGCCGACCAAGTGGTCGCGCTGGTCGAGGGCGTCACGACCGAGGAACCGACGCCCACACCAATAGAGACTGACACGGCGACTGCGACGCCGATTCCGAACGACGAGTTCGGTGAGAGTGGCTACGGCAGCCACGGCTACGGCGGCATGATGGACGGAAATTACCAATGA